In one Tessaracoccus palaemonis genomic region, the following are encoded:
- a CDS encoding MFS transporter translates to MLPESLARENRTATLRLTALHPFHVFREAFGRVELRRLMTALILVGIPFGFFVNNFSVLALDAISWNATLIGLVTTAVGVVDIVIQGALLGFLLPRLGERGVIISGVVTQAVGLLALALVASILAQPWLFVVGTLALAAGQGAATATMDGVLANSVGDDEQGWLAGTTQSLSSGIGIVAPLLAGLLYSQLGHAAPYALGCALMVAAVAVLSRAPFPGGAALNERAQVQSV, encoded by the coding sequence CTGCTCCCCGAGAGCCTCGCCCGCGAGAACCGCACGGCGACCCTCCGGCTCACCGCCCTCCACCCGTTCCACGTCTTCCGCGAGGCCTTCGGCCGCGTCGAACTGCGCCGCCTGATGACCGCCCTGATCCTGGTGGGCATCCCGTTCGGGTTCTTCGTCAACAACTTCAGCGTGCTCGCCCTCGACGCCATCAGCTGGAACGCCACCCTCATCGGGCTGGTGACCACTGCCGTCGGCGTCGTCGACATCGTCATCCAGGGGGCACTCCTCGGCTTCCTCCTGCCGCGCCTCGGCGAGCGCGGCGTCATCATCAGCGGGGTGGTCACTCAGGCAGTGGGGCTCCTCGCGCTCGCGCTAGTCGCCTCGATCCTGGCCCAGCCGTGGCTGTTCGTGGTCGGCACGCTCGCTCTGGCCGCGGGGCAGGGGGCGGCCACCGCCACGATGGACGGCGTGCTCGCAAACTCGGTCGGCGACGACGAACAGGGCTGGCTGGCCGGCACGACGCAGTCGCTCAGCTCCGGCATCGGGATCGTCGCACCGCTGCTCGCCGGACTGCTGTACAGCCAACTCGGCCACGCCGCTCCGTATGCGCTCGGCTGCGCGCTGATGGTGGCCGCCGTCGCCGTCCTCAGCCGCGCGCCGTTCCCCGGAGGAGCCGCACTCAATGAGCGGGCTCAGGTCCAGTCCGTGTAA
- a CDS encoding GNAT family N-acetyltransferase, producing MLDPEMMSYNAGWSVRYAGYDPASGCLDWPEEDWPAFEQKLARPAAEQGYFYVLDDETDEFVGHVHYEVDGDGEAHIGVNVIPRRRGAGLGSHFMSLLLDRVRRDTDATVIVNDFEDDRMAAARLHRRSGFVPDDKTSNAFGRPTRAWRISAPDPFRRA from the coding sequence ATGCTCGATCCGGAGATGATGTCCTACAACGCTGGCTGGAGCGTTCGCTACGCAGGCTATGACCCGGCCTCCGGCTGTCTCGACTGGCCGGAGGAGGACTGGCCTGCGTTCGAGCAGAAGCTCGCCAGACCCGCAGCCGAGCAGGGCTACTTCTACGTCCTGGACGACGAGACCGACGAGTTCGTCGGCCACGTCCACTACGAGGTCGACGGCGATGGCGAAGCGCACATCGGCGTCAACGTGATTCCCCGCCGTCGCGGCGCCGGCCTCGGGTCACACTTCATGAGCCTTCTGCTCGACCGAGTCCGGAGGGACACAGACGCCACAGTCATTGTCAACGACTTCGAGGATGACCGCATGGCCGCTGCGCGACTCCATCGCAGGAGCGGCTTCGTTCCAGACGACAAGACCAGCAACGCGTTCGGACGACCCACGCGCGCCTGGCGGATCTCGGCGCCAGATCCCTTCCGGCGAGCTTGA
- a CDS encoding LacI family DNA-binding transcriptional regulator, whose translation MSSSRSTVTIDDVARAAGVSRAAVSKVIRNAYGVSDAMRVKVQAAITELDYRPSVAARAMRGTSYTLGIELPNITNLFFFDVTSHMTTALTGTPYELILAPVGKRGAAHHEAIQRLADRHVAGLVAFSPLVSQDWLEDFASRTPLVMIGRHDAALNYDTVVNDDALGARLVVEHLVALGHRNIAHLTIPREDQGYLPQAPHAVRAQGFLDAMAAAGLGDQARVVHARQDVEAVRAATWALLDSDNPPTAIFAGHDELALFVLQAAAERGLNSTDLSVVGYDDADISSHPLISLTTVNQSAAKFGERVARLLLERIEGRRDAVHEVIVPKLEGRGSTTAPKHR comes from the coding sequence ATGAGCTCATCACGCAGCACCGTCACGATCGACGATGTCGCCCGCGCCGCCGGCGTCTCCCGTGCGGCGGTGTCCAAGGTGATCCGGAACGCGTACGGCGTCAGCGACGCGATGCGCGTCAAGGTCCAGGCGGCCATCACCGAGCTCGACTACCGACCCAGCGTCGCCGCCCGGGCGATGCGGGGGACGAGCTACACGCTCGGCATCGAGCTGCCCAACATCACGAACCTGTTCTTCTTCGATGTCACGTCCCACATGACGACGGCGCTGACAGGGACGCCCTACGAGCTGATCCTCGCCCCGGTCGGGAAGCGCGGCGCGGCCCACCACGAGGCCATCCAGCGGCTCGCCGACCGACACGTCGCGGGGCTGGTCGCCTTCTCGCCCCTGGTCTCTCAGGACTGGCTGGAGGACTTCGCCTCTCGCACGCCGCTGGTCATGATCGGCCGGCACGACGCCGCGCTCAACTACGACACGGTTGTCAACGACGACGCGCTCGGTGCGCGGCTCGTCGTCGAGCACCTCGTCGCGCTCGGTCACCGCAACATCGCGCACCTGACCATTCCCCGGGAGGATCAGGGCTACCTGCCACAGGCTCCGCACGCCGTCCGCGCGCAGGGGTTCCTCGACGCCATGGCCGCAGCCGGCCTCGGCGATCAGGCCCGGGTGGTGCACGCGCGGCAGGATGTCGAGGCCGTGCGCGCGGCGACCTGGGCGCTCCTCGACAGCGACAACCCTCCGACCGCCATCTTCGCCGGCCATGACGAACTCGCACTGTTCGTGCTGCAGGCGGCTGCCGAGCGTGGCCTCAACTCGACGGACCTGTCCGTCGTGGGCTACGACGATGCGGACATCAGCTCGCATCCCCTGATTTCCCTGACCACCGTCAACCAGTCCGCCGCGAAGTTCGGCGAGCGGGTTGCCCGACTGCTGCTCGAGCGCATCGAGGGCCGCCGCGACGCGGTCCACGAAGTGATCGTGCCGAAACTTGAGGGCCGCGGCTCCACCACGGCCCCCAAGCACCGCTGA
- a CDS encoding carbohydrate ABC transporter permease, with protein sequence MRKSARWGIGIGGILFTTVFFLVPFAFIFTMSAKTGPEAARLQFSWPTEFVLWENIVAVFQARNYMLIVAFINSFTLTVFSVALMVVFGAMVAYVLDRRKSRLNGLINAAILAGLIVPPAVVPTIWVMQSLGIFKTLFGLILIEVAFGLSFTILVMRAFIATIPREIDEAAIVDGAGPLRLFFRVILPLLKPTIVTIVVVQSIFVFNDFQNPLYFLPGDANATVQLTLFNFQSQFVTSYNLLFTNILVITIPMLVMYLIFQRQIVSGMTAGAVKG encoded by the coding sequence ATGCGCAAGTCCGCCCGCTGGGGCATCGGCATCGGCGGCATCCTCTTCACCACGGTGTTCTTCCTCGTGCCGTTCGCGTTCATCTTCACGATGTCCGCCAAGACCGGACCCGAGGCGGCACGGCTGCAGTTCAGCTGGCCGACCGAGTTCGTCCTGTGGGAGAACATCGTCGCCGTCTTCCAGGCCCGCAACTACATGCTCATCGTGGCCTTCATCAACTCGTTCACGCTGACGGTGTTCTCCGTCGCGCTCATGGTCGTGTTCGGCGCCATGGTCGCCTACGTCCTCGACCGCCGGAAGAGCAGGCTGAACGGCCTCATCAACGCCGCCATCCTCGCCGGCCTCATCGTGCCGCCCGCCGTCGTGCCCACCATCTGGGTCATGCAGTCGCTCGGCATCTTCAAGACGCTGTTCGGGCTCATCCTGATCGAGGTCGCCTTCGGGCTGTCGTTCACCATCCTGGTGATGCGCGCGTTCATCGCGACCATCCCGAGGGAGATCGACGAGGCGGCCATCGTCGACGGCGCCGGCCCGCTCAGGCTGTTCTTCCGGGTGATCCTTCCGCTGCTCAAGCCGACGATCGTCACCATCGTGGTCGTGCAGTCGATCTTCGTCTTCAACGACTTCCAGAACCCTCTCTACTTCCTCCCCGGGGACGCGAACGCCACCGTGCAGCTGACGCTGTTCAACTTCCAGAGCCAGTTCGTCACGTCCTACAACCTCCTGTTCACCAACATCCTCGTCATCACCATCCCGATGCTCGTGATGTACCTCATCTTCCAGCGCCAGATCGTCTCCGGCATGACCGCCGGCGCCGTCAAGGGCTGA
- a CDS encoding alpha-L-rhamnosidase produces MPHIEVASPRLEHGPAVAANPTPRISWVTTTAPDGWRQLAAEVSFATGDRTVTVTLDGPDQVLVAWPFAPLAPRQRGELRVRVRGEEGWSPWTAPAPVWATFLGDDEWQASFISLPDPVRQAQPAQLRRGFTVRDGLTNATWYATAHGAYQARVNGAVVDDQILKPGWTPYQFRLVHETTDVTSLLQAGENSLDISLTGGWYCEEFGFQGQSAPFYGDQPSVAGQLRLEYADGSTEWIVTDGSWQASGSGPLVSAGLYVGETYDARRTATDWGPADVRDAGVTPGPRTSPAVRVTGTVPVQEVITSPAGRTILDFGQNLVGRLRITVRGAAGDTVTLRHAEVLEDGELGVRPLRRATSTDRYTLAGGGEESYAPTFTFHGFRYAEVNGWPGEFDPADIVAEVVGSDLRRTGWFECSDSRVNRLHENVVWGMRSNFLYLPTDCPQRDERLGWTGDIQVFAPTASFLFDCDAFLASWLEDLALEQRAAGGVPFIVPDVLGSGTVPAAAWGDAATVVPSVLHERFADRGVVERQYPSMQAWVEQLLAIAGERRLWEGGFQFGDWVDPDAPPEDPAKAKADPDLVASGYLYRSTTLLARAAALLGKDADAAHYAAVAEEVRAAWQREYVTPAGRLLSDAQTAYALAIEFGLVDGELRAQMGDRLADLVRRDGYHIGTGFVGTPIIADALSGTGHIAQAGRMLLQTECPSWLYSVEMGATTIWERWDSMLPDGSINPGEMTSFNHYALGSIADWLQRVVGGLAPAEPGYRRVRLQPTPVPGLDSASSTFDGPYGLVSVAWRREGDDLLVTAQVPPNTTADVVLPGRDPFEVASGSHEWRVAWPLDETVPAAVDIDTSLAEIQDDPEAYAAVIGAFEGIDPVVAEDFRLRTRWQGNQSLRSAFALISPTVAGAVADELVRLNERRGLAEVVDAHA; encoded by the coding sequence ATGCCACACATCGAAGTCGCCTCCCCCCGCCTCGAACACGGCCCCGCCGTCGCCGCGAACCCGACGCCGCGCATCTCCTGGGTCACGACCACGGCCCCCGACGGCTGGCGCCAGCTGGCCGCCGAGGTCTCGTTCGCCACCGGCGACCGCACCGTGACCGTCACCCTGGACGGCCCCGACCAGGTGCTGGTCGCCTGGCCCTTCGCGCCCCTGGCGCCCCGGCAGCGCGGCGAGCTGAGGGTCCGGGTCCGGGGAGAGGAGGGCTGGTCGCCGTGGACCGCGCCCGCCCCCGTCTGGGCGACGTTCCTGGGCGACGACGAGTGGCAGGCGTCGTTCATCTCGCTGCCCGACCCGGTCAGGCAGGCGCAGCCAGCGCAACTGCGTCGGGGCTTCACCGTCCGGGACGGCCTGACCAACGCCACCTGGTACGCCACCGCGCACGGCGCCTACCAGGCGCGCGTCAACGGGGCAGTGGTGGATGACCAGATCCTCAAGCCCGGCTGGACGCCATACCAGTTCCGCCTCGTCCACGAGACGACCGACGTCACCAGCCTGCTCCAGGCGGGGGAGAACTCCCTCGACATCTCCCTGACCGGCGGCTGGTACTGCGAGGAGTTCGGGTTCCAGGGGCAGTCGGCGCCGTTCTACGGCGACCAGCCGAGCGTCGCCGGGCAGCTGAGGCTCGAATACGCGGACGGCAGCACGGAGTGGATCGTCACCGACGGGTCGTGGCAGGCCAGCGGATCGGGCCCGCTCGTTTCCGCAGGCCTCTACGTCGGGGAGACCTACGACGCGCGCCGCACGGCCACCGACTGGGGGCCCGCGGACGTCCGGGACGCCGGCGTGACGCCCGGCCCGCGGACGTCGCCCGCCGTGCGGGTCACCGGGACCGTCCCGGTGCAGGAGGTCATCACCTCGCCCGCTGGTCGGACCATCCTCGACTTCGGCCAGAACCTCGTCGGCCGGCTGCGGATCACCGTCCGCGGCGCCGCCGGCGACACGGTGACGCTCCGTCATGCGGAGGTCCTGGAGGACGGAGAGCTCGGCGTCAGGCCGCTGCGCCGCGCCACCTCGACCGACCGCTACACGCTGGCCGGCGGCGGGGAGGAGAGCTACGCGCCGACGTTCACGTTCCACGGCTTCCGCTATGCGGAGGTCAACGGCTGGCCCGGCGAGTTCGACCCGGCCGACATCGTGGCGGAGGTCGTCGGCTCCGACCTGCGCCGCACCGGCTGGTTCGAGTGCTCCGACTCCCGGGTCAACAGACTGCACGAGAACGTGGTCTGGGGGATGCGCAGCAACTTCCTCTACCTGCCCACCGACTGCCCGCAGCGCGACGAGCGCCTCGGCTGGACCGGCGACATCCAGGTGTTCGCCCCCACCGCCAGCTTCCTCTTCGACTGCGACGCGTTCCTGGCCTCCTGGCTGGAGGACCTCGCGCTCGAGCAGCGAGCCGCGGGCGGCGTGCCGTTCATCGTGCCCGACGTGCTGGGCTCGGGCACCGTCCCGGCCGCGGCCTGGGGTGACGCCGCGACCGTGGTGCCGAGCGTCCTGCACGAGCGGTTCGCGGACCGTGGCGTCGTGGAGCGGCAGTACCCGTCCATGCAGGCCTGGGTCGAGCAGCTGCTGGCCATCGCGGGGGAGCGGCGCCTGTGGGAGGGCGGCTTCCAGTTCGGCGACTGGGTGGACCCCGACGCCCCGCCGGAGGACCCGGCCAAGGCCAAGGCCGACCCCGACCTGGTGGCCAGCGGCTATCTCTACCGCTCGACGACGCTGCTGGCCAGGGCCGCGGCGCTTCTGGGGAAGGACGCCGACGCCGCCCACTACGCGGCGGTCGCCGAGGAGGTGCGCGCGGCCTGGCAGCGGGAGTACGTGACGCCGGCCGGCCGGCTGCTCTCGGACGCGCAGACCGCCTACGCACTCGCCATCGAGTTCGGGCTCGTCGACGGGGAGCTCCGCGCCCAGATGGGGGACCGCCTTGCCGACCTCGTCCGCCGCGACGGCTACCACATCGGCACCGGCTTCGTCGGCACACCGATCATCGCCGACGCGCTGAGCGGCACGGGCCACATCGCGCAGGCCGGCCGCATGCTCCTGCAGACCGAGTGCCCCTCGTGGCTCTACTCCGTGGAGATGGGCGCGACCACCATCTGGGAGCGCTGGGACTCGATGCTGCCGGACGGCTCCATCAACCCCGGCGAGATGACGTCGTTCAACCACTATGCGCTGGGCTCCATCGCCGACTGGCTGCAGCGCGTCGTCGGCGGGCTCGCGCCCGCGGAGCCCGGCTACCGTCGGGTGCGCCTCCAGCCGACCCCCGTGCCGGGCCTCGACTCGGCGTCGTCCACGTTCGACGGCCCGTACGGCCTCGTCAGCGTCGCGTGGCGGCGCGAGGGCGACGACCTGCTGGTGACCGCCCAGGTGCCGCCCAACACGACCGCGGACGTCGTGCTGCCGGGCCGGGACCCGTTCGAGGTCGCCTCTGGCAGCCACGAGTGGCGCGTCGCCTGGCCGCTCGACGAGACGGTGCCGGCAGCGGTCGACATCGACACCTCGCTCGCCGAGATCCAGGACGATCCGGAGGCCTACGCGGCCGTGATCGGGGCCTTCGAGGGCATCGATCCCGTCGTGGCCGAGGACTTCCGGCTGCGCACCCGGTGGCAGGGCAACCAGTCGCTGCGCTCCGCGTTCGCGCTCATCTCGCCCACCGTGGCAGGCGCCGTGGCCGACGAGCTGGTGCGTCTGAACGAGCGTCGCGGCCTCGCGGAGGTCGTCGATGCACACGCCTGA
- a CDS encoding MFS transporter, whose protein sequence is MTSLNQQGRDGRRADRRAWIMLIVITMLTTAGMTVVLPILPFVVLRYVPDQSHLAVWVGVLETVNALCAFLVAPLLGRVSDRFGRRPVIVVAGFGAAMGYLLFGIGGSIWVLLLGRIIQGLTAGDLPALFAYLADITPPEQRARRFGILGALSGVGTMIGPAVGGLLATISIALPVFVTAAIAATIALLSVSCSPRASPARTARRPSGSPPSTRSTSSARPSAASNCAA, encoded by the coding sequence ATGACTTCACTCAATCAGCAGGGTCGGGACGGAAGGCGCGCCGACCGTCGTGCGTGGATCATGCTCATCGTCATCACGATGCTCACCACCGCGGGCATGACCGTCGTGCTGCCGATCCTCCCCTTCGTCGTCCTCCGCTACGTCCCCGACCAGTCGCACCTGGCCGTCTGGGTCGGGGTTCTGGAGACGGTCAACGCTCTGTGCGCGTTCCTCGTCGCACCCCTGCTCGGGCGGGTCTCCGACAGGTTCGGACGACGCCCTGTCATCGTCGTCGCCGGCTTCGGCGCGGCGATGGGCTACCTGCTGTTCGGCATCGGCGGCTCCATCTGGGTCCTCCTGCTCGGCCGGATCATCCAGGGCCTCACCGCCGGAGACCTGCCAGCCCTGTTCGCCTATCTCGCCGACATCACGCCCCCGGAACAGCGCGCCCGCCGCTTCGGGATTCTCGGCGCGCTGTCGGGTGTCGGGACGATGATCGGCCCGGCCGTCGGCGGACTCCTCGCGACGATCAGCATCGCACTTCCCGTCTTCGTCACCGCCGCCATCGCCGCGACCATCGCCCTGCTGAGCGTGTCCTGCTCCCCGAGAGCCTCGCCCGCGAGAACCGCACGGCGACCCTCCGGCTCACCGCCCTCCACCCGTTCCACGTCTTCCGCGAGGCCTTCGGCCGCGTCGAACTGCGCCGCCTGA
- a CDS encoding TetR/AcrR family transcriptional regulator, which produces MKVTPTPGRRERKKAATRKAISDAATLMFVERGFDDVSIREIAERADVSPTTVFAHFPQKEALIFDEDDEQRARLVDAVRGRAADISIPGAIRRYYLRELLELEHDVDGENRRRFMELVDSTPALRDYASRMWLRHEDALAEVIADEVGLPEPDEGVRAFSRFVLQVQLLATERAGAEAMIEAGFRILDAGWEALGYGES; this is translated from the coding sequence ATGAAGGTGACTCCGACCCCCGGCCGACGCGAGCGGAAGAAGGCTGCGACCCGCAAGGCGATCTCCGACGCGGCGACGTTGATGTTCGTCGAGCGCGGCTTCGATGATGTGAGCATCCGCGAGATCGCGGAACGGGCGGACGTGTCGCCGACGACGGTCTTCGCGCACTTCCCGCAGAAGGAGGCCCTGATCTTCGATGAGGACGACGAGCAGCGGGCCCGCCTGGTCGACGCGGTGCGGGGGAGAGCGGCCGACATCAGCATCCCCGGCGCGATCCGGAGGTACTACCTGCGGGAGCTTCTGGAGTTGGAGCACGACGTCGACGGGGAGAACCGCCGCCGGTTCATGGAACTCGTCGACTCCACGCCCGCGCTGCGGGACTACGCGTCGCGGATGTGGTTGCGTCACGAGGATGCGCTGGCGGAGGTGATAGCCGACGAGGTCGGCCTGCCGGAACCTGATGAGGGCGTCCGGGCCTTCTCGCGCTTCGTCCTCCAGGTGCAGCTGCTGGCCACCGAGCGTGCGGGCGCCGAGGCGATGATCGAGGCTGGGTTCCGGATCCTCGATGCGGGCTGGGAGGCCCTGGGGTACGGGGAGTCGTGA
- a CDS encoding carbohydrate ABC transporter permease: MHSEATARPKTAAPRAVARHVERSYPLWFYIPGGLVYVVLFIVPTLLSFYFAFTRWTLFDSTFVGFDNFIQFFAEPGLIGSLKNTLVYGVVTSASKVVLGMLLAVLLSGPIIARGYLRSVTFFPVLVSAVGVGLTFQVLLDPFNGVVNQVWTAITGADGPGWLTNPDLALLSVAAIDVWKGVGLATLIYIAGIAAIPNEYFEAARVDGAGAWQQFRSIILPLSFPATSTVILLSLIGGLRSFDLIWSTTQGGPGFSSDVIASVIYKQYQAGFYGLSTAGNVILFLVVTAIVYPLSRWLNSKETSL; the protein is encoded by the coding sequence ATGCATTCCGAAGCAACCGCGCGCCCGAAAACAGCCGCGCCGAGGGCAGTGGCCCGCCACGTCGAGCGCTCCTACCCGCTGTGGTTCTACATTCCCGGCGGCCTGGTCTACGTCGTCCTCTTCATCGTCCCGACGCTCCTGTCGTTCTACTTCGCGTTCACCCGCTGGACGCTGTTCGACTCGACCTTCGTCGGCTTCGACAACTTCATCCAGTTCTTCGCCGAGCCGGGACTCATCGGTTCCCTGAAGAACACGCTGGTCTACGGCGTGGTCACCTCGGCGTCCAAGGTCGTCCTCGGCATGCTGCTGGCGGTCCTCCTGTCCGGCCCGATCATCGCGCGGGGCTACCTGCGCTCCGTGACCTTCTTTCCCGTGCTCGTCAGCGCGGTCGGCGTCGGCCTCACCTTCCAGGTCCTGCTTGACCCGTTCAACGGCGTCGTCAACCAGGTCTGGACCGCCATCACAGGGGCGGACGGCCCCGGCTGGCTGACCAACCCCGACCTCGCGCTCCTCTCGGTCGCCGCCATCGACGTCTGGAAGGGCGTCGGCCTGGCGACGCTGATCTACATCGCGGGTATCGCCGCCATCCCGAACGAGTATTTCGAGGCCGCCCGCGTCGACGGTGCGGGCGCGTGGCAGCAGTTCCGCAGCATCATCCTGCCGCTGTCCTTCCCGGCGACCTCCACCGTCATCCTGCTGTCGCTGATCGGGGGGCTCCGGTCCTTCGACCTCATCTGGTCCACGACGCAGGGCGGCCCCGGCTTCAGCTCCGACGTCATCGCCTCGGTGATCTACAAGCAGTACCAGGCCGGCTTCTACGGGCTCAGCACCGCGGGCAACGTCATCCTTTTCCTCGTCGTCACGGCGATCGTCTACCCGCTGTCCCGCTGGCTCAACTCGAAGGAGACCTCGCTGTGA
- a CDS encoding ABC transporter substrate-binding protein — MSHHPIRRAAVIAAASISALALGACSAGSLVNPTESSSEGKTTLTILMDSSTQTTTQGQALADGFNASQDEIEVKIETRPEGTDGDNVVKTRLATGEMTDLFQYNSGSLMQALDPATNMVSLTDQDFVANLDESFVTSVTADEQVYGVPFGQLMAGGIYYNKKVYADLGLSVPKTWDEFMANNAKIEEAGIDPVIQTYGDTWTSQLFVLADFHNVLSEQPDWAEKYTANQAKYVDEPAIKGFERLQEVYDAGYLNKDFASAKLTQGLQQLVDGTGAQYPSLTFTITSYLELADDAAENIGFFAQPGDDAATNGLTSWSPAALYIPSTTTGDKLDAAKKFLAWVATPEACDAQTAAMDPTGPYAVKGCTLPDGLPAAVTDMQAYYDNGNVSPALEFLSAVKGPNLEKITVEVGSGITTAADGAARYDEDVKKQAQQLGLEGW; from the coding sequence GTGTCCCATCACCCCATTCGGCGGGCTGCGGTCATCGCAGCGGCGTCCATCTCAGCGCTCGCGCTCGGCGCCTGCTCCGCGGGCTCCCTGGTCAATCCCACCGAGTCCTCCTCGGAGGGCAAGACCACCCTCACGATCCTCATGGACAGCTCGACCCAGACCACGACCCAGGGCCAGGCCCTCGCCGACGGGTTCAACGCTTCGCAGGATGAGATCGAGGTCAAGATCGAGACCCGTCCCGAGGGCACCGACGGCGACAACGTCGTCAAGACCCGCCTGGCCACCGGCGAGATGACCGATCTCTTCCAGTACAACTCGGGCTCCCTGATGCAGGCGCTCGACCCGGCCACGAACATGGTCTCCCTGACCGACCAGGACTTCGTCGCGAACCTCGACGAGTCCTTCGTCACGTCGGTCACGGCGGACGAGCAGGTCTACGGCGTCCCGTTCGGTCAGCTGATGGCCGGCGGCATCTACTACAACAAGAAGGTCTACGCGGACCTCGGCCTCAGCGTCCCGAAGACGTGGGACGAGTTCATGGCCAACAACGCCAAGATCGAGGAGGCGGGCATCGACCCCGTCATCCAGACCTACGGCGACACCTGGACCTCGCAGCTGTTCGTGCTGGCCGACTTCCACAACGTGCTCTCGGAACAGCCCGACTGGGCCGAGAAGTACACCGCGAACCAGGCGAAGTACGTCGACGAGCCCGCCATCAAGGGCTTCGAGCGCCTCCAGGAGGTCTACGACGCCGGCTACCTGAACAAGGACTTCGCCTCCGCGAAGCTCACCCAGGGCCTGCAGCAGCTGGTCGACGGCACGGGCGCCCAGTACCCGAGCCTAACCTTCACCATCACCTCCTACCTCGAGCTGGCCGACGACGCCGCGGAGAACATCGGCTTCTTCGCCCAGCCCGGCGACGACGCCGCCACCAACGGACTCACCTCGTGGAGCCCGGCGGCGCTGTACATCCCGAGCACCACGACGGGTGACAAGCTCGACGCGGCCAAGAAGTTCCTCGCCTGGGTCGCGACCCCCGAGGCCTGCGACGCGCAGACCGCGGCCATGGACCCGACCGGCCCCTACGCCGTCAAGGGCTGCACGCTGCCCGACGGCCTCCCCGCCGCCGTGACCGACATGCAGGCCTACTACGACAACGGCAACGTGAGCCCGGCTCTCGAGTTCCTGTCCGCGGTCAAGGGCCCGAACCTGGAGAAGATCACCGTCGAGGTCGGCTCCGGCATCACGACGGCCGCCGACGGCGCCGCCCGCTACGACGAGGACGTCAAGAAGCAGGCCCAGCAGCTGGGCCTCGAAGGCTGGTGA